A stretch of the Bacteroidia bacterium genome encodes the following:
- a CDS encoding carbohydrate porin, giving the protein MKMLLYTLPIYSLCLFANETKAQNSIKSDSNSIVTSAKANENWSFHFQATTIAQGHTAFKSPYQGLNSFDPNDKAIHYSITSTLYIGRRLWKNAEFYFNPEIAGGSGMSNVLGIAGAPNGETVRIGDPTPTLYIARLFFRQYIPLGNSDNKTQDADANQLAGTIPTNAICITVGKFSLTDFYDDNDYSHDPRTQFMNWSLMSNGAWDYPANTRGYTSGVVIEYLRPTFEVRFSSCLMPEVANGAQMDWNVTHANGETLEFGKSFQLKKKEGKISLLLYNNFAHMGNYGITTNDTVYHINIAKTRAYGRTKPGFGINIQQNILSDAGIFFRTGWNNGQNETFVFTEIDQTISGGFSFKMKKIKRKNDVFALAFVVNSISQAHRDYLAAGGYGFIIGDGKLNYGNEMIFETYYSAQIFSCFFISPDYQYVINPAYNKDRGPINIFGLRAHVEF; this is encoded by the coding sequence ATGAAAATGCTTTTATATACTTTACCCATTTATTCTCTTTGTCTTTTTGCAAATGAAACGAAAGCACAAAATTCTATAAAATCAGATTCTAACAGCATTGTAACTTCCGCTAAAGCGAACGAAAATTGGAGCTTCCATTTTCAAGCCACAACCATTGCACAAGGGCACACCGCATTCAAATCTCCGTATCAAGGATTAAATAGTTTTGATCCGAACGACAAAGCCATTCATTATTCTATTACCTCTACATTGTACATTGGGCGCAGATTGTGGAAAAATGCCGAATTTTATTTTAATCCCGAAATAGCAGGAGGAAGCGGTATGAGCAACGTGCTTGGAATTGCTGGAGCACCGAATGGAGAAACTGTTCGCATCGGGGATCCTACGCCCACTTTGTACATCGCGCGATTATTTTTTCGGCAATATATTCCGCTTGGCAACTCCGATAATAAAACGCAAGATGCTGATGCCAATCAGTTAGCGGGAACTATTCCAACAAATGCCATTTGCATTACAGTTGGAAAATTTAGTCTTACTGATTTTTACGACGACAACGATTACAGCCACGATCCGCGTACACAATTTATGAATTGGAGTTTGATGTCTAACGGCGCGTGGGATTATCCTGCGAATACGCGCGGCTATACATCTGGAGTTGTGATAGAATATTTGCGCCCTACCTTCGAAGTTCGTTTCTCGAGTTGCTTAATGCCCGAAGTTGCCAATGGCGCACAAATGGATTGGAACGTAACACACGCCAATGGCGAAACATTGGAATTCGGAAAAAGTTTTCAGTTAAAAAAGAAAGAAGGAAAAATTAGTTTGTTGTTGTACAATAATTTTGCGCATATGGGTAATTATGGAATTACTACGAACGATACAGTTTATCATATAAACATCGCGAAAACGCGTGCCTACGGCAGAACAAAACCAGGTTTCGGAATTAATATTCAACAAAATATTCTTTCTGATGCAGGAATTTTTTTTCGAACTGGTTGGAATAACGGGCAAAACGAAACCTTCGTGTTTACAGAAATTGATCAAACCATAAGTGGTGGTTTTTCTTTCAAAATGAAAAAAATAAAGCGTAAGAATGATGTATTTGCGCTGGCATTTGTTGTCAATAGCATTTCTCAGGCACACCGCGATTATTTAGCTGCTGGCGGTTACGGATTTATTATTGGTGATGGAAAATTAAATTACGGAAACGAAATGATTTTTGAAACGTATTATTCTGCACAAATTTTTTCTTGTTTTTTTATTTCTCCCGATTATCAATACGTG
- the mgtA gene encoding magnesium-translocating P-type ATPase, with product MNILSSQKKKSSAQTNHQGSSYAELINVSKREKQNFFSALESSEKGLTAEQVEEKKEKFGQNEVSHEKAPSWYTQLFGAFLNPFIGVLIILAIISLIMDVMLQAPADRDYKTITVLSIMIISSSLLRFWQEFRSNQAAEELKSMVKTTATVLRDGIGKKEIDIKELVPGDMVFLSAGDMMPADLRIVHSKDLFVSQSILTGESLPVEKRDHAIADAEKKSAFELDNICFMGTNVLSGTATAVVVTTGNQTYFGSMSKLLTGKRAETSFDKGISSVSWLLIRFMLVMVPLVFLINGFMKHNWMEAFLFAISVAVGLTPEMLPMIVTANLAKGAMNMSKRKVIVKRLNSIQNIGAMDILCTDKTGTLTLDKIVLEKYINVFGKEDDEVLTWAFLNSFHQTGLKNLLDVAVLERTEMLQNLKVEEYKKVDEIPFDFMRRRMSVILEEKNHKHLLICKGAVEEMLGVCNFALDPGADDKIQPDSDNIIPLDEAMRQNIINISRQLNEDGLRVLLVAIKQYDDRPLTYSVADETNMVLTGFIGFLDPAKPSAKPSIEALQKLGVSIKVLTGDNEIVTRKICKEVGIPFDNILLGNDLEKMSDEELKSKIDDVSILAKLNPMQKARVVKMLQAKGHTVGFMGDGINDAPALRDADVGISVDTAVDIAKESADIILLEKDLMVLRKGVIYGRRTFGNIIKYIKMTASSNFGNMFSMLGASALLPFLPMLPIHILVQNLLYDFSQISIPWDTMDADYLEKPRKWDASGITKFMLFIGPVSSIFDYALFYVMWFIFKANSAEHQTLFQSGWFIEGLLSQTLIVHMIRTRKIPFIQSWAAAPVIALTSLIMLIGIYIPFSPFAGTLKLQALPMQYFIWLGVILLAYCVLTQIVKTWFIKKFHHWL from the coding sequence ATGAATATTTTATCAAGTCAAAAAAAGAAATCAAGCGCGCAAACGAACCACCAAGGCTCTTCGTACGCGGAACTTATCAATGTATCCAAACGCGAAAAACAAAATTTTTTCTCCGCCTTGGAAAGTAGCGAAAAAGGTTTAACGGCGGAACAAGTAGAGGAGAAAAAAGAAAAATTCGGACAAAACGAAGTGTCGCACGAAAAAGCGCCTTCGTGGTATACGCAACTGTTTGGCGCATTTTTAAATCCATTTATTGGCGTGCTTATTATTTTAGCCATTATCTCCCTTATCATGGATGTAATGCTTCAAGCTCCTGCTGACAGGGACTATAAGACAATAACGGTACTTTCGATTATGATTATTTCCAGTTCTTTACTTCGTTTTTGGCAAGAATTTAGAAGCAATCAAGCTGCAGAAGAATTAAAAAGTATGGTAAAAACCACTGCTACCGTTTTGCGAGATGGCATCGGGAAAAAAGAAATTGACATCAAAGAATTGGTACCTGGCGATATGGTATTTCTATCTGCCGGAGATATGATGCCAGCAGATTTACGCATTGTACATTCCAAAGATTTATTTGTGAGTCAATCTATTTTAACGGGAGAATCTTTGCCAGTGGAAAAACGCGATCATGCCATCGCAGATGCCGAAAAAAAATCAGCTTTTGAATTGGATAATATTTGTTTTATGGGTACCAACGTGCTTAGCGGAACGGCGACTGCGGTTGTGGTTACAACTGGAAACCAAACGTATTTTGGTTCCATGTCAAAATTATTAACCGGCAAACGCGCTGAAACCAGCTTCGACAAAGGGATTAGCAGCGTAAGTTGGTTGCTCATTCGTTTTATGTTGGTAATGGTTCCATTAGTTTTTTTGATTAATGGTTTTATGAAACACAATTGGATGGAAGCCTTTCTTTTCGCGATATCCGTTGCTGTTGGCTTAACGCCGGAAATGCTACCAATGATTGTTACCGCCAATCTCGCGAAAGGCGCGATGAATATGTCGAAACGAAAAGTAATTGTAAAACGCTTAAATTCTATTCAAAATATTGGCGCGATGGATATTTTGTGTACCGATAAAACGGGCACACTTACCTTGGATAAAATCGTGTTGGAAAAGTACATCAATGTATTCGGAAAAGAAGATGACGAAGTGCTGACTTGGGCGTTTTTAAACAGTTTTCATCAAACGGGATTAAAAAATTTATTGGACGTAGCCGTGTTGGAACGCACGGAAATGCTACAAAATCTGAAGGTTGAAGAATATAAAAAAGTAGATGAAATTCCGTTTGATTTTATGCGCAGACGGATGTCGGTTATCCTCGAAGAAAAAAATCACAAACACCTACTCATCTGCAAAGGCGCAGTAGAAGAGATGTTGGGCGTTTGTAATTTTGCATTGGATCCTGGCGCTGATGATAAAATTCAGCCCGATTCGGATAATATTATTCCCTTGGACGAAGCCATGCGCCAGAATATTATCAACATCAGTCGCCAATTAAATGAGGATGGATTGCGCGTATTATTGGTGGCTATAAAACAATACGATGATCGCCCGCTTACGTACTCTGTAGCGGATGAGACCAATATGGTTCTCACCGGATTTATCGGATTTTTAGATCCTGCAAAACCGTCTGCCAAACCGTCCATCGAAGCATTGCAAAAATTGGGCGTAAGCATAAAAGTACTTACTGGTGACAATGAAATCGTAACCAGAAAAATCTGCAAAGAAGTCGGAATCCCATTTGATAATATTTTACTCGGAAATGATTTGGAAAAAATGAGCGACGAAGAATTGAAAAGTAAAATTGACGACGTTTCCATTCTCGCGAAATTAAATCCGATGCAAAAAGCGCGCGTGGTAAAAATGTTGCAAGCCAAAGGACACACCGTTGGTTTTATGGGCGATGGAATCAATGATGCGCCCGCTTTGCGCGATGCAGACGTGGGAATTTCGGTAGATACGGCGGTGGATATTGCCAAAGAAAGTGCCGATATTATTTTATTGGAAAAAGATTTAATGGTGCTCCGCAAAGGTGTTATATACGGACGAAGAACTTTCGGAAACATCATTAAATACATTAAAATGACGGCGAGTAGCAATTTCGGAAATATGTTTAGCATGCTCGGAGCGAGCGCGCTGTTGCCTTTTTTGCCGATGCTTCCTATCCATATTTTAGTGCAAAATTTGCTGTATGATTTTTCCCAAATTTCGATTCCTTGGGATACGATGGATGCAGATTATCTCGAAAAACCCCGTAAATGGGACGCCAGCGGCATCACTAAATTTATGTTATTTATCGGACCCGTTAGTTCCATTTTCGATTACGCCTTATTTTATGTGATGTGGTTTATCTTTAAAGCCAACAGCGCGGAGCATCAAACGTTGTTTCAATCCGGATGGTTTATCGAAGGCTTGCTTTCGCAAACGCTGATTGTACACATGATACGCACGCGAAAAATTCCATTTATTCAAAGTTGGGCAGCTGCGCCAGTTATCGCGCTTACATCGCTTATTATGCTGATTGGAATTTACATTCCGTTTTCGCCTTTTGCAGGAACATTGAAATTACAAGCGCTTCCGATGCAATATTTTATTTGGTTAGGTGTTATTTTATTGGCATATTGTGTACTTACACAAATCGTGAAAACATGGTTTATTAAAAAATTCCATCACTGGTTGTAA